The window GtagctggcgtcgacggcggccatccaccagccggtcgccaacatcgtctggagacgatcctcggtgccatgccgcaggccagcgtcgtggaccatctggcacagccgctggccgctcgcgcgcattgccgccatgggtctggagtgagcacttttgcacTTATTattgtaggtgcttaggcaaatgcttaggtgcgtacgatgtggtagatgatacgtctccaacgtatctataattttttattgttccatgctatattatattctattttggacattattgggctttattatacacttttatattatttttgggactaacctattaaccggaggcccagcccagaattgttgttttctgcctatttcagagttttgcagaaaaagaatatcaaacggagtccaaacggaatgaaaccttcgggaacatgattttcggaacgaacgtgatcaaGACATCAACCAAGAGAGCACGATGTAGGAGGGCGCGCCtacatccccccccccccaggcgcgccctccaccctcgcgggccctacgttgctccaccgacgtactccttcctcctatatatacctacgtacccccaaactaccagatacggagccaaaaacctaattccaccgccgcaaccttctgtacccgtgagatcccatcttggggcctgttccggagctccgccggagggggcatcgatcacagagggcttctacatcaacaccatagcctctccgatgatgtgtgagtagtttacctcagaccttcgggtccatagttattagctagatggcttcttctctctttttggatctcaatacaatgttctccccctctctcgtggagatctattcgatgtaatcttcttttgcggtgtgtttgttgagactgatgaattgtgggtttatgatcaagtttatctatgaacaatatttgaatcccctctgaattcttttatgtatgattggttatctttgcaagtctcttcgaattatcagtttggtttggcctactagattgatctttcttgcaatgggagaagtgcttagctttgggttcaatcttgccgtgtcctttcccagtgacagtaggggcagcaaggcacgtattgtattgttgccatcgaggataacaagatggggtttatatcatattgcatgagtttatccctctacataatgtcatcttacttaaggcgttactctgttcttatgaacttaatactctagatgcatgtatGTGGTTTATCATTCTGCGAAGCCATACACATTCGCATGTTGCTTCAAATAATGAAATTATTTCAGAATGATTGGTAGATGTTGCCACCAGAGTCTGTTTCGAAGACTTCCATGATATAGCAGTGCCACCATGTAGGAACACAAAGCCGGTCTGAGATCTGGCATTATGGGGATCAGACAAATAACCGGCATCTGCATATCCAATCACATCAGAGTCCTGGTTTTTCTGGAACTGGAAAAATAGGCCAAGATCCTTTGTGCCTTGGAGATATCGAAAGATATTTTTCACTCCAGACCAATGACGTTTGGTAGGAGCTGCGCTATGTCTAGCAAGTAGATTCACTGCAAATGCAATGTCAGGTCTTGTGCAATTTGCAAGACACATAAGCGCTCCAACGGCACTAAGGTATGGAACTTCGGGTCCCAACACCTCTTCTCCATCATCCCTTGGTATGAACAGATCTTTCTCTATGTCTAGAGATTGAACCACCATGGGAGTTTTAGATGGATAGgtttacccaaatccttcatctcaaattcCATCTTTAGGTGATTGCGTGCTTCATCAATGTCTGGTGTGTTGTCGATGATGTTGAGATCATCAACATACACAGAAATGATGCAAAATCCTGTAGAGGACTTCTTGATGAAAACACATGGGCAATCAGCACTATTGGAGTAACCTTTCTGAAGAAGGAACTCACTGAGTCGGTTGTACCACATCCGTCCCGACTGCCTTAAGCCATATAATGACTTATTCAACTTTACACAATACATGTTGCGTTTTGCATTTTTATTCGGGACTGAGATTCCATCAGGAACCTTCATATAAATGTCTGAATCTAGTGACCCGTAAAGATATGCGGTCACGACGTCCATCAACTGCATAGATAGACGATTTTGCACTACCAAAGATATAAGATATCGGAAAGTGGTTGCACTCATCACTGGAGAATATGTTTCAGTGAAATCAATGCCGGGTTTGCGTGAAACCTTGTGCTATGAGCCTTGCTTTATATCTCACCACCTCATTGTTCTCATTCCGTTTCCGGAGAAAAACCCATTTGAATCCCACAGGGAAAACACTGGGAGGTGTAGGTATTGCTTCAGTGAATACCTTTCTTTTGTTAAGCGAGGCAATTTCTGCTTGGATTGCATCCTTCCATTTAGGCTAGTCGAGGCGCTTTTGGCACTCAACAATAGACCTTGGATCATGATCAGTGAGAAGGGTATCTGCAATCTTTTCAGCAAAATATATGTCGACAGTCGTGGTCTTACAGTCAAATGATTCTCCAGAATCAACATAGTTGATGGAAATTTCCTACACCCCTAGTTACTCTTCGTGATTCCCCAATACGATTGAGTCTGGGTGTTCCGATGTCCCAGTCAGTTTGTGCACACTAGAACTGGGTTGTGGAGGTTGCCCTTCCACTGGGTGTATACTACCCATCAGGTGTTTGTCAACGTTGAGTTGACCTGCATTTACTGATTCTGAGGTTTTTCTCCTCGATTTCCTTTGCTGCTTTCTAGAAGCATGCTCCAGGTCAGAGGTCGTACTACTCCCCCTCTTTTTGGGAATAGGGAGTTGAGTGGTTTTTATTGGTACCTCCACTCTTTCTGGCGCGTTTTTGGCCGGATTTAAGGATTTTGTAACACCTTTCAGATCAGTAAATGAATCTGGCAGATTATTTGCAAGATGTTGCAAATTAATGATTTTCCGAACTTGAAGTTCGGTCTCATGGGTACGTGGATCAGAGGATGAAATGGCATGAGCATTCCAATCAATTTTCGGGCATTCTTTCCGGTACTTGAAATCTCCCCCTAATGCCAGAAAATGTTCCTCATTAAATATGCAATCAGCGTGACGGGTTGTGAATAGATCCCCAGTCAGGGTTTCCAGGTACTTGATAATTGACGGCGATTTGTACCCCACATAGATCCCCAACTTCCTGTGTGGGCCCATAGATGTCCGCTGTGGTGGTGAGATCGGGATGTATGCAGCACATCCGAACTTACGCAGATGGGAAATACTTGGAGGATTTCCATGTACCAATTCCAGAGGGGAAGAACTGTGATATGCAGTTGGCCTCAATTGTATCAAGTCAGCAGCGTGTAAAACAGCGTGACCCCAACAAGAGGTTGGCAAGTTGCAATTCGTCAACAAAGGTCTTGCAATGAGTTTGATCCTCTTAATCAATGCTTCAGCCAAACCAATTTGTGTATGGACATATGGAACAGAGTGCTGAACTTCAATCCCCAAAGCCATGCAATAATCATTGAAAGCATGTGAGGAGAATTCTGCAGCATTGTCCATTCGAATTGACTTAATTCGACTTTCAGGATAATGGGCTTGCAACTTAATGACTTGCCTCATTATCCTGGAAAATGCATGGTTTCGTGTGGATAGAAGACACACATGTGACCATCGTGTAGATGCGTCAATCAGAACCATGAAATATCGGAAAGGTTCAGATAATGGCTGAATGGGATCACAAATGTCTCCTTGAATACGTTCAAGGAATTGAAGTGGTTCAGCTTGTATTTTGAGGCGCGAGGGCCTCAAAATTAGCTTTCCCGTGGCACAAGATGTGCACACAAAATCTGAAGATTGAGGAAATTTTGACTCAAGCAAATTATGACCAATGGAAGTGCTAGTAATTTTTCTCATCATCCCTATTCCAGGATGGCCTAGGCGATCATGCCAGGTTTGGAATGCGTTAACATTCTGAAAAATTACTTTGTACGCAACATGTTACACGGGTTTGATGTACGTATAGTACAAACCAGACGATAGAGAAGGAATTTTCTCATGTACCTTTTTGCCATATCCGTCATCTTTAGTAAAGAGTAGATACTCCTCTTTGTTGTCTTCATGGGTTTCAATGTGAAAACCATTCTTACGGATATCTCGATAACTGATCAGGGTACGTGATGAGTCGGGATACAATAAAGCATCCTCAATCGTCATTTTTGTACCGCTTGGGAGGGTGAATATGCCACGTCCAGTACCAACAATCACTGTATCGCGTCCAGCGATAGTTAGAATATCTCCATTCATCTTTTTCAGAGTTTGGAAATATTTCATCCCTCGTATAGAGTTTGTGGTACCACTGTCCACAAGGCATAATTCCTCTTCCATCGGATTGTCCCCGTAGAAAACTATATAAAACAAAAGAATTTTCAATAAGAAAACCTCATGTTAATACATAGAATACAATCTTTATTATATCAAATGTGTTGTTACAATACAATATAAAGACAACAACAAACTTATGTTCTTATTACAATCATCACAAATGGACATAATTAAGTAGATCACTAGGAGATTGAGGGACTAGTCGAAGTCGCCAAACACATTGTTTGCGGTGTACTCAATCAACGTGATCTCCATTTCTGCAGTATCCTCAGGCAGATAAGGAACCATGGCGTTGCTCGGTCCAGGAGGAACATCGTGCGAATCACCAGCTCCTTTTGCGCTATCCGGATGAAGGTTGAAGTTGGCTTCAAACCTTTTCCCTTGAGGTGCTTTGCGTCCCTGAGATTGCTGGTACAGCATAACCAGATGCTTGGGCATTGTGCACTTTTCAGTAGAATGCGTGTAGCATCCACACTTGCTGCAAAGCTTGGATTTATCAAACCTGGGCTTTGAAGTGCCTTTTCCCTTGCCTGGGTGTCTAGATCTCCTGTTCCCATTGCGCTTTCGCTTATGCTCGGAATTGGATTGTTTACCTCGAGAGGTACCATTAAACCTTTGTCTATTTGCAACATTCAAATGAACTTCAGGTAAAGGTTGTGCCCCAACTAGGCGGTGAGAGCCATTCTTAGCGAGTAGCTCATCATGCTTTTCATCCTGAAGTAACATGTGAATAAGCTCGGAATAGACAGTGTAGTTACGAGCATGGTATTGCTGTTGGAGGATCCTATCTGAAGGGAGCATAGTAGACAAAGTTTTGTCTATCTTCTCCCCCTCAGTAGGTTCCTTCTCACAAAAACGCAGTTTGGAACATATCTTATGAACAGCATGATTGTACTCACCAATGGACTTGAAATCCTGAAGACGAAGATGAGTCGAATCATGGAGTGCTTCGGGCAGGACTACTGCCTTCTGCTGTTCATACCTCGTTTTGAGGGCCAGAAACAGAGTACTAGGAGATTCCTCCTGTAAATACTCAGACTTGAGATCTGAATGAATATGGTGCCTTATGATGAATAAGTCATCATAGTTCTGCTGTTCTGTCAGCGGCGTGGCCCCAGCCGGGAGAGGAGTCTCCGGGGGTTGTATTGCACGTGCTATCCCACGAGACGCAAGACTGATCTTGATGTCCATAGCCCATGTAGGGTAATTGTGGCCATTGAGGGCAAGCTCCTCAAACTCTTTGGCAGTCATCTTCGCCTACATGGGAAACCAGAGATAATTAATTTACGGGTGGTAAATTAAAAACCATCATGATTGTGTAATAAGAATGCAAAAATTTGATACTCAAGTGTAAACTTGAAAAATTCTCAACCTCAATTATGTGAACATAACACTTTGAAGATCACATAGATCTCACAGTAATAGGCTACATCGCCACTACCTTGTGTATACTACAATTCAGATATAAGGAATACTCGTTGGAGGTAATCGCTTGTCGAGAATGACAAAGCGTAGACCTCACGGTAAGAGGGGATAATCTGCAAATAAGCAGTAGATCCCGACTCATTACCTTGTGATTCCAAATATAGTGAGGGAGAAATATTCAAAAATTTGCAAGTTTGGTGTGCGAGAGAAGATGATCTCGATCGCTAAAACATGTTCAAGAGAACTTGATATGTGGTAAACACATGGAACATGTCATTCTTCCTAAATGAAATCCGGTACTTTATTTATATTATCAATCCATTACATAATATAAACACACTAATAATTACACAAGTCCTAGTCAGATGTAATCTAGAACTGGACTAGAATGTAAGTAGCAGTCAAACTAGGTACTAAACAATACTAAACAGAGTCTAAAACTGCACCATATACAATAATTAGTACTAGACTaataaaaacagagaaaaaaatccACACTACTGGCCGGCCCACCCGCCGCAGCACCGCACAGAGAGGAAACAGCAGCCACCACGGGCGCCTGGGCCTGGGCCCGCCCGGCCTTTGGCCGGCCCACGCGCCGCCGCACCGCATAAGAGACAGGGGGAGCGGGTGGATCGGATAAGGGTCGGAGTATCCGAACCCCGCACCACCACCTCTGCTCGATCCCCACTCTCacacggcggcgccggcgggaggagTGGCCGCCGCAGGTCCTCGCGATTCCGGTGGTCACCGGCGTagcaccgacgacccctcctcgTCCGAAGAAGAGTCGACGACGACGTGATCCGGGCGAGCGATTTCTGGTGCGGTGTTGGCGAGTCTGAGGCTTGCCGGAGCCCACGAGCCGGCGCGGTGGCCGGTACGGCGGttgagggcggcgacggcgcgccCGAAGAGGCGGCCAAAACGCCGCTCCGCGCGGATGCTCGGGCCCGCAGAAACCTCCAATGGTGGTGGGGAGTTGACGCCGGCACCTTCCATCCCGACTCCGAGGCGGATGACGCCGGAGGAGCCGGTGGGCGCTGACACGAAGCCAAGCGCGGCCTCCTCATCCACAATGGCGCGCATCGGGACGGGCGCGTAGCCAGGAGGGCCACGGCTCAGGCCAACAGCCTCGCCGACGGGCGTCGGCGTCGAGGGCGGGAGCCACGCGACcggtggaggtggaggtggaggcggAGATCCGAGGGGCAATCCAGGCGCAGCGGCGGCCCCATTCATCATCGGGGCGCTCGGGCCGGCCACCATCCAAGGGTCGAGCCCCATGGGCGCATGGCCATGGGCGCGAGGAGCACCGCGGTAGGCGCGTCCTCTGGCGCGGCAACCCTGTCCCGGGGCATGGTGAACACCACAGGCGCCACGTCCAGTGGCGCGGTGACCATAATGGCCAGCGGCGCAACGGCCGAAACGACGGACGGCCTGCATCCTGCTACGGAAACGTCGAAGGCCACCAACGCCATGGTAGCGGCGACGGTAGCGACGACCGTCCTCACGGATCAGGCGGAGAAAGAAGGAAACAAGGCCAGGCATCTCACCGGCGGCGAGTGCTCCCTCTCTTCTCCTTTCTCTCTCTGTTGCCTTTCGCTCTCGCTGGTTGTCTACGTGCGTGATAACGTGTTTGAGATCGAAAGTGAAATCTCTGTCTTGATTGATGGCTACAGGCGCTACTTATATCATCTGAAGAGACGCGATCGAAGGCAGGCGTCACAAACCGCACGACGGTTTGGGCAAGGGGAGATTTTCCCTTAATTACAAATTGTAACTAATTCTAACAGCTTTTACAAAGGGGATGGACTAAGCCACGCTGTCATTTCTGCAGCAAACATCTCGTCTCAGTCCCCGCGGATAAATACGCCCGCGTACAACAACCACCTTCCCGTTCCCCTGTTAAACCCCACCGCAGCGCACCGCACCTATCCCGCACCGTAgcaacagaaagaaaaaaaatctcctcctccttctcctccgccgccgccgccgcaatgCAGCGCCTCTCCATCGGATCGCCGGGCTCGAGACCCAGCCTGGATGCCGCCCCCGCCGCGGCCGCGGACGAGGCGGACGAGAAGGCGACGGGGAAGGCGGCCAGGGCGGCCGCGCCGGACAAGTCCATCCACCTCGTCCCCCTCCTCACGCTCCTCTgcctcctcgtcctcttcctcttctcccACGACCCGGCCACTTCCCGCGCCATCGCCGGTAAGTAGCCAGCCAAACGTTCGCTCCACTCCCTTCCCCTCGCCGGCCCTGCTCCTAACGCCGCTCGCGCGTCCCTGCAGATTCGCCGCCCGTCCTGGCCGTCACCGCCCGCTCCCTCGAGGCCACAGGTAGGCGATAAGACTCGCGATGAACACGGCAGTCTCCGTCTGCGTCCCGTTCCCCCATCTCTTACCTCGTTTGATTTTCTCTCTCTCCCTTGTTCGTTCCTGCAGCGGACACGACGCCGTCGGTGGCTCGCGGCGGCGCGCACCAGCGGCTGAAGGCGGACCCGACGCCGCGCCGCGGGCGAAGGCTGGGGGCGccgcggcggtgacggcgacggcgcGGAATTGGGGAACGGGGAGGCTAAGGCTGGCCCACGTCCGCGCAAGCAGCTAGCCGTTGGAACGTACTACGACGCGTCCTCAGCGCACGTCTCTTTCTCTCCGCCCCCGTGCTGCGTCGTTGGTGGAACTTGAATGGCCGCGAGCGTTCGTCTTCCTGTGGCCTCTATGAAATTGGGATTAGATTACCAGCCGCCCATCGCAATCGTCAATCACCATGTGTTCATACCCCATCGTCATTCTTTTCCCTTCGGTTGTTCACCTGCCATTGATTCTGTGATTCTTTTTCCGTAATTGGTAGTACTGATGAGGAAATTGATGGATAGAATTCTGGTTCAGGTGCGTCGGATTGTCCATCGTCTTTGAACTGGTTTTTGTTTTTGCCTTTGGGGTCGAATGAATGGGACGGGCGGTTAACGAATGAATGGGCTGGTTCCAGCTTTCGGGGCCAAGCTGCCGGAGGGGATCACGAGAAAATTTATTGTTCGGCAGCAGTAAAGTGGACAGACAGGCCACAACGTACTGGACGCTGGTACATTCACGTTGCTGCTGCTAGTGCAACTAGGCCTGGCTGGCTTGGCTTGGCTTGGACTGGGTCCACTGGAAGCCTCAGGTGTAACGACTATATATGTCCAAGCTGGAGCCAATGCCATCCATTTCTCACTTTTACAAGATTCATAGAGACGTTTACAGAATGCAAGTAATTAACCTTGAAAATGATCTTTGTATAAGTATGTGCATCTTTGTATAAGTAAGCTATGCCACCGTGGGTATGCGATATGCCCGATCACATTTGCAAACAGATTTACCATCACGGATCGAGGGTAGTAGGCTCGCAGTGAGGCAGGCTAGCAGACAATAGCATAGTGCAAATGTAGCGTTAATTCTAGAGGAGTGATGAGCAAATTTTGGACTAATGGATGACTTTCGCGGGACAAAGCGGGATGCCGCTTGCACCCCTACACGCAGGGCAAATTGCATCTCCATGAACACTACAAAGCTTCATCTCTGAAACAAAAGCAAACAAGAAAATGAAAAGGGAATACAGCAAGGAACAGAAGCAAGAAGAGATGCGAGTGGCAATCGTCGGTGGCGCCGGGGAGCACAGGCAACTGAGCAGTGGCCACGGAACGAGATCCATACACAAGTGCTATCAGCAGCAGCGGCAGCGTACCCCATTCCTCCGGCAAGTCACATCCACCGACAAGGAGCTTTAAACACACGAATGCTGGCTGCCGCTAGCCCGGGTAAACAACATAGAGCACGCATAACCCAGCACAAATGACCAGTGAAAATGTGAAAAGAAATTGGGCAAGGCACGGCCTCAAAATCTAAACAAATCCTGCAGAAGGGATCTAGCAAGACATAGCCCTAACTGAAAACTTATTCGCACAGATCAATAAAACCAACAGGAACATTTACTGTATCTTACTGAATACATAATGATTCTGTGCTTTATTTGTAGCCAATCATTTCAGATACGCGCTGGATTTTCTTCAAGAGAAAAGTTCATATTAGAAGGCAGCAACTAAAAGTATCGTTTGAACTAATTACACCCTTAATCACTGCCTTATCTAACTGGAGTGTTTTGGTGCGGGCTGCTACCATCTTCAGTTGCCAAGCACTTTCGAACTAATGTTTGCTCATGATGAC is drawn from Aegilops tauschii subsp. strangulata cultivar AL8/78 chromosome 1, Aet v6.0, whole genome shotgun sequence and contains these coding sequences:
- the LOC109751087 gene encoding uncharacterized protein — translated: MTAKEFEELALNGHNYPTWAMDIKISLASRGIARAIQPPETPLPAGATPLTEQQNYDDLFIIRHHIHSDLKSEYLQEESPSTLFLALKTRYEQQKAVVLPEALHDSTHLRLQDFKSIGEYNHAVHKICSKLRFCEKEPTEGEKIDKTLSTMLPSDRILQQQYHARNYTVYSELIHMLLQDEKHDELLAKNGSHRLVGAQPLPEVHLNVANRQRFNGTSRGKQSNSEHKRKRNGNRRSRHPGKGKGTSKPRFDKSKLCSKCGCYTHSTEKCTMPKHLVMLYQQSQGRKAPQGKRFEANFNLHPDSAKGAGDSHDVPPGPSNAMVPYLPEDTAEMEITLIEYTANNVFGDFD
- the LOC109751092 gene encoding uncharacterized protein; amino-acid sequence: MQRLSIGSPGSRPSLDAAPAAAADEADEKATGKAARAAAPDKSIHLVPLLTLLCLLVLFLFSHDPATSRAIADSPPVLAVTARSLEATADTTPSVARGGAHQRLKADPTPRRGRRLGAPRR